The following nucleotide sequence is from Pedobacter sp. PACM 27299.
CGTGCGAGGTGTAGGTTACAGAATCAGAAAATAAATGAAATTATCATCAAAGCTCATCCTGTTTATCACCAGCTCAAAACTGGCTGTTGTCTTGCTGTTTGTATTTTCATTGCCTTACCTCGTGAACAGGATTGTCTCAGAATACACCAACTACTCTTTGAGAAATCAGCAAAATAAGGTCATTGATGTGGTGCAAAAGAACGGGATTGAACATTACCTGCAGGGCGATGATAGTTATGGTAGCTATACCATGCTTAAAGAAGAGTATATAGCACTGGAGCCCGCAGCCAAAAATATCCACATTGATACGATAAAAACTGCGCAGCGGGTCGTAGAGCGCGATACGCTAACCTATAAAATTCTGATCCATACCTTTAAATACGACCAGAAGAACTACCTGCTGGAGATTGGAAAAACCATTTCCAGTATCAACCAATACAACAAAACACTGCAAAAAACTGCCCTATATGTGCTGATGGGCCTCATCGCCCTCACCCTATTAATTGATTTGATCTTTACCAGAATCCTCATCAGGCCTTTAGGTCAGATCATTAAGAGTAAACTGATCAATAGAAAATTTCCTTTTAAAGATTATTCTCCTCCGGTGCCCACTTCCACCCAGGATTTTAAATACCTGGATGAATCCCTGATTCTTTTGATGGACCAGATCAACGAGGCTTTTGAAAAAGAAAGAGAATTTACCGCCAATGCTTCTCATGAACTCATGACTCCAATCGGCATCCTTCAAAATAAAATGGAAAACTTATTGGGAGATGAAAATCTTCCGGAAAGTGTGGTGCTGAGAATTATTGAGATGATGAAAACATTAAGCCGCCTCAAGAAGATCTCCAATTCCCTCCTGTTGATCTCCAGAATTGAGAACCAGCAGTTTGTGAAATCCGCCAGCGTCAAACCTGCTGTGATCATTAATGAAGTATTAGAAGAGATCAATCACCGCCTACTGGAACAGGAAATCGACCTTAAAGTAGACCTAACCATAAATCAGACCTTAAAGCAGGTCAATCAGGATTTACTCTTTCAGTTGTTCTACAACCTGATCAATAACGCCATTAAATACAATGTTTATCAAGGAAGCATCCTGATCACAGACGGCTATACCCCTGAAAATGCCTATGCCATCACCATTCAGGATACCGGAATTGGTATTGCCGAAGAAGATCTGGATTTCATCTTTGATCGGTTTAGAAAAGCAAACCTTTCTGAAAATGTAGGTTATGGTCTTGGCCTTTCTATTGTTAAAAGTATTGCCCTTTATCATAATATTGAAATCAAGCTGCACTCTAAAGTAAAAGAAGGCAGTACCTTCACGCTTATCTTTCCAGCCAGCTAACTTACGATAACGCCGCTTCAACTGCACTTATCAATGGCATCATTGTTCCTGATAGCTGATAAAAAACAACCCGCTTTAGTTTTCCCTGAATACATCCGCTTCTTGTTTTATTTTTAACACCTGAATATCAGCAGATTAAACAATTAAACTACATAAATAGTTAGTAAACTACATAAATAGTTTGCTAACTATAAAAATAGTAGTATCTTTAATCAACAATCGTAATTAAAGCATACAATGAGAGAACTTACAAAAGCAGAAGAACAGGTCATGTTGATTTTATGGGAAATAAAGGAAGGCTTAACTAAAGACGTGATTGAAAAAATGGATCCACCTAAACCCGCTTATAATACGGTATCTACTGTGATCAGGGTATTAGAGGGCAAAGGTTTTATCGATCACAGAGCCGTTGGAAATACACATATTTATTTCCCGGTCATCACAGAAGACCAATATAAGCACTTTGCATTCGATAAAGTGATGAACAATTACTTTGAAAACTCTTATGAAAGCTTAGTATCCTTTTTAGTAAAAGAGAAAAACATGGATATGGAGGCGCTTGACGAATTAATTCAAATGGCAGAGCAACTTAAAAACAAGAAATGATGAACTGGTTCTATTATCTTCTGGAGGCTAATTTATACCTCGCGGTTTTTTACGGAGTTTACCGATTGCTATTGCATAAAGAGACTTTTTATGCTGCCAACAGGTTTTTTCTAATCGGAAGCAGCCTTCTGGCTTTCAGTCTGCCGCTCCTGCAAATGGGCTATCTGAATCAGCTTTTTGGGCGTGGAATTGATCAGCCAGCGGCCAAAATCATGAAATACACCAACAGCAACGACACTGATTTACAGCCATTAAACCTCTTACTCTATACGATTTACGCTGGAATTGCGATCTTCTTCAGCGTAAAACTCATCAGAGATATATACCGAATCTTTGCACTCTCCAAAAGATCCGAGCGCTATCAAAAAAACAAGGTAACTTATGTCAATTTGAACCAGGACAACCCAGCCTTTTC
It contains:
- a CDS encoding BlaI/MecI/CopY family transcriptional regulator, with the protein product MRELTKAEEQVMLILWEIKEGLTKDVIEKMDPPKPAYNTVSTVIRVLEGKGFIDHRAVGNTHIYFPVITEDQYKHFAFDKVMNNYFENSYESLVSFLVKEKNMDMEALDELIQMAEQLKNKK
- a CDS encoding sensor histidine kinase, which encodes MKLSSKLILFITSSKLAVVLLFVFSLPYLVNRIVSEYTNYSLRNQQNKVIDVVQKNGIEHYLQGDDSYGSYTMLKEEYIALEPAAKNIHIDTIKTAQRVVERDTLTYKILIHTFKYDQKNYLLEIGKTISSINQYNKTLQKTALYVLMGLIALTLLIDLIFTRILIRPLGQIIKSKLINRKFPFKDYSPPVPTSTQDFKYLDESLILLMDQINEAFEKEREFTANASHELMTPIGILQNKMENLLGDENLPESVVLRIIEMMKTLSRLKKISNSLLLISRIENQQFVKSASVKPAVIINEVLEEINHRLLEQEIDLKVDLTINQTLKQVNQDLLFQLFYNLINNAIKYNVYQGSILITDGYTPENAYAITIQDTGIGIAEEDLDFIFDRFRKANLSENVGYGLGLSIVKSIALYHNIEIKLHSKVKEGSTFTLIFPAS